Below is a window of Vanessa tameamea isolate UH-Manoa-2023 chromosome 11, ilVanTame1 primary haplotype, whole genome shotgun sequence DNA.
attatttatcaagacGTAACGTAAAAACATTATGTAacagtttttttctttttcccaGATTTATATTTACGATAAATGTGGTCTAGAAAATACTTCCCACTTTTCGGAATTAATTGAACAAGTAAAAACCATAATAATAGAATAGCATCAAGGGCGAAAAAAATAGATCTCATCTATTTGCAAATAAGTAAAGATTTtgtgaaaacaattttatctgtatttgtaaAGTTTTCTCATTCAGGGAACAAGGTCACGGGAacaacgtaacaaacaaacgaatGGATCTTTCCGCCGTTGCGCGCCATTTGTCAGCATCGTGTTcttgattttatatacaacatgCGAATATTCGATTACTCATTcacataaataagtaaaacctctttttattaaatcatcttTCATAAACAAGCATAATGCAATCTTGTCGAATAATGCATTTACCCGACTAAATTAGGCAATTGTACGTACGTTCATTGTCTTACGAAAAAAACACCAGATTTTCTGTTTAAAAAGTCGCATTGTAGTTGTAaggaaaaaatatcttatattataaataccaaaatatgtGTATAGGAGATGTTGTAAGTATAAAGTCGTCGTGAGACTAAAAGAGAAAACATTCttcattattatagtattaaaaataacaataatttattattaataatttatttgcaaatgcAATAAAACCAATAGAATAGcatcaaagtatatttatttgattgtctCACTAAGGAGCCCTTTGACTTGTCGTTTTACAAGTTTGTCAAGTCTGTTGATAGTAACCACCagcaataaattttacaaaatgcaGGCTCGTGGCAGAGTTTATAGGTTATTGatcttatatttttcatttctataGTCATTGTGTGATACCTACTTTCCTATAACGgtttattgaattgaaaatataaatggcGCAATGGGAACGAACCTATAACTTACAAATGACATTGATTTGCACgatgtactttattttaaaaacaataaaggacaaaattgcttaatattttaaacgatatattaTGTCACGGAGAAAAGTTCTAGATTGTATAATGTGACGTGTAGATGATAACAACATTTTGTTAAGTataggataatttattattcattaatactaactttttataaatataattaataaataaattattaatttgccttaaaaaataaaaaattgttaaaaggaatagtattatctttttaaaaaagtttcccgtaccgggaatcgaacccgagcctCCTGGGTGAAAGCCAGGTatcctagccactagaccatacGGGATGCTGATAgtcaatgtaaaattatatttatccatCAAGTTAtaatgcaacattttttttaaatgtaattattataaattctagttttaaaaatagaacttcaATTAATTAGCAGACTACATTATAGTGACTTTCGTGGCCATAacgaagataaaatatttttattaaagaataacatattttataaatattggacaacatcacatacattactctgatcccaatgtaagtagctaaagcacttgacggtaccacaaacacccagacgcaagacaacatagaaaactaatgaacttttctacatcgactcagccgggaatcgaacccgagacctcagagtagcgtacccatgaaaacacactactcgacaacggaggtcgtcgttttataaaaacattatatttttattttgtaatattacatattaaaaaggtaaatatttcTGCGATACactatatacatagatattttagatataatagatatttaataaaatatttacgtatttttataatcaacttTCTACCGCCATCTATTAGCATAGTAGCAAAACTACTTTGCCATATTGTGAAGTCAATACATAACTTGACGtgcttcttttattaaaaagtagatGTCGCcactataaaatatgttactatGAGACGCTATAAAATCTTACTAGGTGGCTCTGATTTTatggaattataatattataaaattgttgtctgtatttgtttttaagacAATTAAAAACAGAagcgtttaaattaattattttaataatgtgatatagatgaacattatttattttgttttgcatttattttttaaatactattaatagtaTTCGTATTAATCTAGGCATTTCTTATGTCTGCTGTTTGTTGATCTGTTATTTCACGATAAAATTGCGTTGATTGATAATTCTGAAATGTATCTAACTTTGTTTTGAAAGGTAAGTGTGATAAGGTGTGTAGATAATTTTTAGTTAATGTcaggtataatattataaactaattaatgaatacatatagataattatttaaaacaatctaGCGTTTACACGGACACATATTAATGATCGAAAGGTGTTACTATATAATACACTATGTTGCCTTTGTGATGCAATTTTTTTCTCATTCCTTGCATTATGTATCTATTAAACATTGAGTAGGTTTAGGTTAGGGTCCGCCATGCTAGACAACGAGAGGTGCTGGAACGAGACGGTCTCTTTCTGCGAAAGTGTAATGTCGCAGAAAGAGGCTACGGATTCGCTCCGACGAAGAAGATCGGGGAGAAGGCATCAGCACTATGCGTACCATCTAAGACGTCCGAACAGATGTcctcagtttacaatgaaatcaaatcaaaacaaaacctttcataggtttcgaaattcctaaaaatctgttgaataaacgcgaagtttcgcgggcgacccactaattaattttaactttgtaatCAAGTATATAAATTCTTGAAGTTGATGAATCTTAATAACTAACTgacttattattcttatattaaaataagaattatacgTATTCTTCTGTCACATTGTGATTGAATCGATTTTAGTGAGAAAATAGgaaaaagtttatattagacttctgtaaataaatctttttatacctttttcttgttctttaaatatattttattactcttattaaaataactgctttAAATTGAACAAGctatttttggttttatttattaaataatatattttccaaaagataatctaaaatgataaaaacaaaaagtttatgtaaatatgtatatctctttattattaacaataatctcTAGACAGGAGGTCCTTACAATAGACTAGAATTTCACAAATGTTAGTAGGAAACACGGAATTCGCTACAATAGGTAGTAACATTATCTACTGTCGTTAGAacgtacatttatataaatatattataatttcaagcgTTTTAACATGGATAAGATTTTAAGgaacaaatttttaatactgaaacaatactattttaatgtaaacgAAATGGAACCAGAAAAAAACAGATTATTCTTGGAAGCTACTACAGAAACAGTAAAGATTAAAAGTTTAAGCACTATCTTTGGAAAGAGTATAATTTTTGATAGGAAATAGGCCGATTATTTTTATGGAACTTTCTACTCTAATTTGACGGataaattgatttaacattattaaGCATAGACAATAGTGAAGCCCAATAAAAGGTGACGGCGTTTAGAATAgactttgttttttgtttattcgacGTCACGTCGCCTCCTGCCGGGTCCTGAGGCGTAGTTAGCTGCGGCCATTCCCATCAGGTGCTTGGCGTGAAGAGCGCCAGAGTAGCCACGGTTGAGACCCATGTCGAGAGCACGTTTCTCGCtgctaaatattaaataatatcgtattaATACACGTGTAATCTATACTAAATGGAATTATAGAGTTACGAAGCATCACTAATTAAGGGTTTCTCAGTACTTACAAACCTGAATAGGTATGATCTCAATTGGCCAATATTTTCTGTATTCAAGTGTCTATAAGCATAAAAATGTGTACaacattgaaattatacaaacaTGCTATAGATAagctatgaaatatttaaaagaaacaacCAAAATAACGATTACAAGTTAAATTgattgtcaacattttttttcattaattaaaaagttataagcgTTACGTTTCTTTCTTCTTCAGCCTGTTTACTTCGGCGAACCAGTGACATtttgaactgtttttttttttgtaacaataagtcacaattttttaattaatttataagagaaACTTGGcaacttcatttaaaaaagaaaaattataacatgAGCTTTGGTATGACTGTATTCTGCAACTTTAAAGTAATGGAAAGTAAAATTGTTCTATTCACATTTTAagcaacatttataatattacaaattacaatagtCATCCTAGTTCTAattgatttttacttttatttaatgcatATTTAAGTATGAAGGACAATACAACCAATTTAAGAAgtttataatcttaaaaaaaacatttctgttAAAACGAGAGAGTTCTATCTATATGTTAGGACTTTTgttgatgataaaaataaactaaaatatgcaaaaaatctttaaggttgatttttaataacagcgaaaataaatatttttaataaatgaaccaTAGaacatataaatttcataatccaATAACAAACCTAATAATGTCCTCTTTAAAGCTGTAAAGAAATAAGTTTTGTATGAATGATTATTAACCCTTTTTATGATGTTcaaattaagttataattatgtattgaaatattaattatgtatttatgatgTCAAAATTGTACTTAAACTTGAAAATTGTACAGAGTTTATACTAAATATGaagttaagattaattataaaatacgacCAGTgaggtttaatttatttccaatatatttaataaacatataatatgtatgtataaagggttttgtttatttatttttggaccACCAGAGAAGTTCCTTAAGTGTAGGAAACCTCTGTCAATTATGGGGACATTAGCGGACTGTCActgtatagataaataaaataaatatttaatagatactAACTTTTCCATTTTGCGTTCCATTTCCATAAGTTCGTTGAGACGGTTCAGCATATCCATGATCTGCTCGGGTTCATATTGAACTCCTGGGCGATAGTAGTTGCCAAgactgaaattatatttatataacttcatGAACATAAGTTCATTTCAATAATGTTACAGAAgttgaagataaataaataaagctagccataatttttttcaagactgaaattaattatatagtatcaatttttaattattatttctatttattacatGCATGTATTGtgcttacttaaaataaatatacgagtatgtaacAAAGTACTATTTGCTCAGCATTAAAACGTTAATGTTTATCTCAAACTTGACcagaaaattaatacatttccgttaataataatggaaaggcttttttacattaacttatctatagtaatattataaagagattaatatcatcatatttattttatgatccaCATTTCAAGAAACATAGCTTGTCATACTTTATAGTAGTTATATACTGTCGCTGGTAGAGCGgttattacattaacattacaaagcatttttaagtaattagatacaaaaaaaaaaacgtatgaaTGTAAAAGTTAGGCGGGTCTGCACAGGACAGTGATGAATGAgtgatgataataaaatattttacaataactattttacaaaaaaaaatatggttaatGATAAATgtacgtttaattttaatttacagaaGATTTTCTTGAAGACCATGATAGTGTTAGTGGAGtcgtaaagtatattttatttatctaatttctTGTAGGAATAAATCTTCCAGGGATCAGCGTACCTTTTTGACTTAGTTCTCTtttggcattttttttaaagaattaaataaaatatatatgtaaatagcaAGTTTTCTGCATTGGGTACTACCTGGGGTAGGCAACGGCTGGCATCACCAGGAGAAGCGCGCCGAGAAGGCAGAAGGCCAACAAGCTAGCTCGAACCAtcctaaaacaaaattaatatctattgtaaatacaacataaataaatacagtgtacttaaattattatcttatgaacttgaaataattatataaacattgtaatagTTATCTTCAAACCTatcgaatatacatatatttatattttaacatttgaaaaaggtatatttaattcttattattaaacaatgacatatttatttttatagagttaattatgtaatttcaattgataaaaaaactacAGCGTTTCCTGCCGGGTCTTCTTGCCGGATTAAAAATTCCGAATGGGTATAGtttatagttttacatttattttagttc
It encodes the following:
- the LOC113402511 gene encoding diuretic hormone class 2 isoform X1 codes for the protein MVRASLLAFCLLGALLLVMPAVAYPSLGNYYRPGVQYEPEQIMDMLNRLNELMEMERKMENFKEDIISSEKRALDMGLNRGYSGALHAKHLMGMAAANYASGPGRRRRDVE
- the LOC113402511 gene encoding diuretic hormone class 2 isoform X3, producing the protein MVRASLLAFCLLGALLLVMPAVAYPSLGNYYRPGVQYEPEQIMDMLNRLNELMEMERKMENSEKRALDMGLNRGYSGALHAKHLMGMAAANYASGPGRRRRDVE
- the LOC113402511 gene encoding diuretic hormone class 2 isoform X2, yielding MVRASLLAFCLLGALLLVMPAVAYPSLGNYYRPGVQYEPEQIMDMLNRLNELMEMERKMENFKEDIISEKRALDMGLNRGYSGALHAKHLMGMAAANYASGPGRRRRDVE